A window of the Bradyrhizobium ottawaense genome harbors these coding sequences:
- a CDS encoding SspB family protein, translating to MATDHIRYDVLARDALRGVLRRVLTDAAEHGLPGEHHFFITFVSTADGVKLSPRLLAQYPEEMTIILQHQFWDLVVTEDRFEVGLSFGGIPERLVVPFAAIKSFLDPSVQFGLQFEPSDADAAVDAPGAKLPAVAAPSALPDAAPSPAAENKDEPAKPSEGAEVVRLDRFRKK from the coding sequence ATGGCGACCGATCACATCCGTTATGACGTGCTGGCGCGCGACGCGCTGCGCGGGGTGCTGCGCCGCGTGCTGACCGATGCCGCCGAACACGGCCTGCCGGGAGAGCATCACTTCTTCATCACCTTCGTGTCCACCGCCGATGGCGTGAAGCTGTCGCCGCGGCTGCTCGCACAATATCCGGAAGAGATGACCATCATCCTGCAGCATCAGTTCTGGGACCTAGTCGTGACCGAGGATCGGTTCGAGGTCGGACTGTCGTTCGGCGGCATCCCGGAGCGGCTGGTGGTCCCGTTCGCCGCGATCAAGAGCTTCCTCGATCCTTCGGTGCAGTTCGGATTGCAATTCGAGCCGTCCGATGCCGACGCGGCCGTAGACGCGCCGGGGGCCAAGCTTCCCGCCGTTGCCGCGCCGTCCGCCTTGCCCGATGCCGCCCCCTCGCCTGCCGCGGAGAACAAGGACGAACCGGCGAAGCCGAGCGAAGGCGCCGAAGTGGTGCGGCTGGATCGATTCCGAAAGAAATAG
- a CDS encoding tripartite tricarboxylate transporter TctB family protein, whose translation MSDTPSHVPVKFKMPKWVRGPQDFVGGIALMAIAAFALWASSDLQGMHGFSFGAGTAPRMFAVLLLGLGAAVTLMGLLTDGEHITVYAWRGPLFVSLAIVSFAVTIRPLGLIISAFASFIISALGTPETKWKETIIVGICLTIGCSLLFPYALGLPLQLLPRFLVQ comes from the coding sequence ATGAGTGATACGCCGAGCCATGTGCCGGTCAAATTCAAGATGCCGAAATGGGTTCGTGGTCCGCAGGATTTTGTCGGCGGAATTGCGCTCATGGCTATCGCCGCATTTGCCCTGTGGGCATCGAGCGATTTGCAGGGCATGCACGGGTTTTCGTTCGGCGCCGGGACCGCTCCCCGGATGTTCGCTGTTCTTTTGCTGGGACTGGGCGCCGCCGTTACCCTGATGGGGCTTCTGACTGACGGCGAACACATCACGGTCTATGCGTGGCGGGGTCCGCTGTTCGTGTCGTTGGCCATCGTTTCCTTCGCAGTCACGATTCGTCCCCTCGGTCTCATCATCTCGGCGTTTGCCAGCTTCATCATTTCCGCGCTGGGAACGCCGGAGACCAAGTGGAAGGAAACCATCATCGTCGGCATTTGCCTGACGATCGGTTGTAGCCTGCTTTTCCCCTATGCGCTTGGGTTGCCGCTGCAGCTCCTCCCGCGTTTCCTGGTTCAGTGA
- the fumC gene encoding class II fumarate hydratase: MARSETSRNSSTRSETDSFGPIDVAADRYWGAQTERSRQNFKIGHDRMPIGIVHALGIVKLAAAQTNRELGLLDARRTGAITRAAREVIEGKLDDHFPLVVWQTGSGTQTNMNLNEVIANRANQMLGGELGTKKPVHPNDHVNMSQSSNDSFPTAMHIAAAGRIVADLIPALSELHRELRKKEKAFAKIVKIGRTHTQDATPLTLGQEFSGYAAQVESGIARLRIAVKDLYPLAQGGTAVGTGLNSKPKFAKSFARHVAKITKLPFTSAPNKFEALASNDAYVLVHGVINSVATGLFKIANDIRFLGSGPRSGLGELILPENEPGSSIMPGKVNPTQCEAMTMVCCQVFGNQTAVTVAGSQGHFELNVYKPVLAYCMMNSIQLLSDVVRSFTEHCVVGIRADEKRIRDLMQRSLMLVTALAPKIGYDNAAKVAKSAHARGTTLKEEAVRLGFVAADEFDRLVQPDKMTHPG, translated from the coding sequence ATGGCTCGATCAGAAACATCCCGAAATAGCTCCACCCGCAGCGAGACCGACAGTTTCGGTCCGATCGATGTTGCCGCCGATCGGTATTGGGGCGCGCAGACCGAACGTTCGCGGCAGAATTTCAAGATCGGCCACGACCGGATGCCGATCGGAATCGTCCATGCGCTGGGCATCGTCAAACTCGCCGCCGCGCAAACCAACCGTGAGCTCGGCCTGCTCGACGCCCGCCGCACCGGCGCCATCACCCGCGCCGCGCGCGAGGTGATCGAAGGCAAGCTCGACGACCATTTTCCGCTCGTGGTCTGGCAGACCGGCTCCGGCACCCAGACCAACATGAACCTCAACGAGGTGATCGCCAACCGCGCCAACCAGATGCTCGGCGGCGAACTCGGCACCAAGAAGCCGGTTCATCCCAACGATCACGTCAATATGAGCCAGTCCTCCAACGATTCATTTCCGACCGCGATGCATATCGCCGCAGCGGGACGCATCGTGGCCGACCTGATCCCGGCGCTGAGCGAGCTGCATCGCGAGCTGCGCAAGAAGGAGAAAGCCTTCGCGAAGATCGTGAAGATCGGCCGGACTCATACCCAGGACGCGACGCCGCTGACGCTGGGCCAGGAATTTTCCGGCTATGCCGCGCAGGTCGAGAGCGGCATCGCGCGGCTGCGGATCGCGGTGAAGGATCTCTATCCGCTGGCGCAAGGCGGCACCGCCGTCGGCACCGGCCTCAACTCGAAGCCGAAATTCGCCAAGTCGTTTGCGCGGCACGTCGCCAAGATTACAAAACTGCCGTTCACCAGCGCGCCGAACAAGTTCGAGGCGCTGGCCTCCAACGATGCCTATGTGCTGGTCCATGGCGTGATCAATTCGGTGGCGACCGGCCTGTTCAAGATCGCCAACGATATTCGCTTCCTGGGATCGGGGCCGCGCTCCGGTCTCGGCGAATTGATCCTGCCCGAAAACGAACCGGGCTCGTCGATCATGCCGGGCAAGGTCAATCCGACCCAATGCGAAGCGATGACGATGGTCTGCTGCCAGGTGTTCGGCAACCAGACCGCCGTCACGGTGGCCGGAAGCCAGGGACATTTCGAGCTGAACGTGTACAAGCCGGTGCTGGCATATTGTATGATGAATTCCATTCAGTTGCTGTCGGACGTGGTTCGCTCCTTCACCGAGCATTGCGTGGTGGGCATACGCGCCGACGAAAAGCGCATCCGCGACTTGATGCAGCGTTCCCTGATGCTGGTGACCGCGCTCGCGCCAAAAATCGGGTACGACAATGCGGCCAAGGTCGCCAAGTCCGCGCATGCGCGCGGCACCACATTGAAAGAAGAGGCTGTGCGCCTAGGGTTTGTTGCTGCCGACGAATTCGATCGGCTGGTGCAGCCGGACAAAATGACACACCCGGGCTGA
- a CDS encoding chromate transporter, which translates to MNSDANPIWTLVWTFALMSLFAVGGANSAVPEMHRVAVDVHHWMTDRQFADIFAISQLSPGPNVLIVTLIGYSVAGVAGALTATVAMCGPTAVLAYYVSRLLARSSHSPWPAIIQAALVPLSIGLMGASGLILALTSDRSWVAGLITVAAAVLAFATRLNPLWMLVAGGALGFAGVI; encoded by the coding sequence ATGAATTCAGACGCCAACCCGATCTGGACGCTCGTTTGGACTTTCGCATTGATGTCGCTGTTTGCGGTTGGTGGTGCGAATTCGGCTGTTCCCGAAATGCACCGGGTCGCGGTCGACGTGCACCACTGGATGACCGACAGGCAGTTTGCCGATATCTTCGCGATATCCCAGCTCTCGCCGGGGCCGAATGTCCTGATCGTGACGCTGATCGGCTATTCGGTTGCGGGTGTGGCCGGCGCGCTGACCGCGACGGTTGCGATGTGCGGCCCGACCGCCGTCCTTGCCTATTATGTAAGCCGGCTTCTCGCGCGGTCGAGCCATTCACCCTGGCCTGCAATCATTCAGGCGGCGCTGGTTCCACTTTCGATCGGGCTGATGGGCGCCAGCGGCCTGATTTTGGCGCTGACGTCGGACCGGAGCTGGGTGGCCGGCCTGATCACGGTGGCGGCGGCGGTATTGGCGTTTGCTACCCGGCTAAATCCGCTCTGGATGTTGGTGGCCGGGGGGGCTTTGGGTTTTGCTGGCGTTATCTGA
- a CDS encoding chromate transporter, giving the protein MPQDSPPAAVPAPDVPASIPPNQPGLLELFVAFAKMSLAGFGGVLVWARRGIVDQHRWMTAEEFNETFALCHFLPGPNIVNLSVVFGSRFRGVAGGFAAFAGLVGPPMLIATALAAVYARYGEIDALRRILAGVACAAVGLLLAVVFKMMMPLIKKRDAVGIVILIAVFIAIGLFRLPLQEVLLVGIPLSLAITYFMRRRVNG; this is encoded by the coding sequence ATGCCTCAGGATTCCCCGCCGGCCGCCGTCCCGGCGCCGGACGTTCCAGCTTCCATCCCGCCAAATCAGCCCGGCCTGCTCGAGCTGTTCGTGGCGTTCGCCAAAATGTCGCTGGCCGGCTTCGGCGGCGTGCTGGTCTGGGCCCGGCGCGGCATCGTCGACCAGCACCGCTGGATGACGGCGGAGGAATTCAACGAGACCTTTGCGCTGTGCCATTTCCTGCCAGGCCCGAACATCGTCAATCTGTCGGTCGTATTCGGATCGCGGTTTCGCGGCGTTGCCGGTGGCTTCGCGGCGTTTGCCGGACTGGTCGGCCCACCGATGCTGATCGCGACCGCTCTTGCCGCCGTTTACGCCCGCTACGGCGAGATCGACGCGCTGCGGCGTATTCTGGCGGGCGTCGCCTGCGCGGCGGTCGGACTTTTGCTGGCGGTCGTGTTCAAGATGATGATGCCGCTGATCAAGAAGCGTGACGCGGTGGGGATCGTGATCCTGATCGCGGTGTTCATCGCGATCGGATTGTTTCGGCTGCCGCTGCAGGAGGTGCTGCTGGTGGGCATTCCGCTGAGCCTCGCCATCACTTATTTCATGCGCCGCCGGGTGAACGGATGA
- a CDS encoding tripartite tricarboxylate transporter permease translates to MAELFSNLALGFGVAFTPINLLLCLIGALVGTLVGVLPGIGTIATVAMLLPITFGLPPVGALIMLAGIYYGAQYGGSTTSILVNIPGEATSVVTTLDGFQMAKQGRAGPALAIAAIGSFFAGCVATVLIAVLGAPLTKLALAFGPAEYFSLMVLGLIFAVVLAKGSVLKAIAMIVFGLLLSMVGSDIETGASRMAFNIPELADGLGFATVAMGVFGFAEIIRNLDHGAEMDRNLVQQKITGLMPTKKDLKDSFPAILRGTALGSILGILPGGGAVIASFAAYTLEKKIAKDPSRFGRGAIEGVAAPESANNAAAQTSFIPLLTLGIPPNAVMALMVGAMTIHGIVPGPQVMQKQPELVWGMIASMWIGNLMLIIINLPLVGIWVRLLRVPYRLMFPSIVIFCAIGIYSINNAPVDVVLAGAFGLLGYWLIKHDFEPAPLLLGMVLGPLMEENLRRALLISRGDWSVFLTRPLSAILMAIAAFLLVLAVLPSLRKKRDEVFVESES, encoded by the coding sequence ATGGCCGAACTCTTTTCCAATCTTGCTCTCGGTTTTGGCGTCGCCTTTACCCCCATCAACCTTTTGCTGTGCCTGATCGGCGCCCTCGTTGGCACGCTGGTCGGCGTGCTGCCGGGCATCGGCACCATCGCGACGGTGGCGATGCTGCTGCCGATCACGTTCGGACTGCCGCCGGTCGGCGCCCTGATCATGCTCGCCGGCATCTACTACGGCGCGCAATATGGCGGCTCGACCACCTCGATCCTGGTCAATATTCCGGGTGAGGCGACATCGGTCGTGACCACGCTCGACGGCTTCCAGATGGCCAAGCAGGGCCGTGCCGGCCCGGCGCTGGCGATCGCCGCGATCGGCTCGTTCTTCGCCGGCTGCGTCGCGACCGTCCTGATCGCGGTGCTCGGTGCGCCCCTGACCAAGCTCGCGCTGGCCTTCGGTCCTGCCGAATATTTCTCGCTGATGGTGCTCGGCCTGATCTTCGCGGTGGTGCTGGCCAAGGGCTCGGTGTTGAAGGCGATCGCGATGATCGTGTTCGGGCTGTTGCTCTCGATGGTCGGCTCCGACATCGAAACCGGCGCCTCGCGCATGGCGTTCAACATCCCCGAGCTCGCTGACGGTCTCGGCTTTGCCACGGTGGCGATGGGCGTGTTCGGTTTTGCGGAAATCATCCGCAACCTCGACCACGGCGCCGAGATGGACCGCAATCTGGTGCAGCAGAAGATCACCGGGCTGATGCCGACCAAAAAGGATCTCAAGGATTCCTTCCCGGCCATCCTGCGCGGCACGGCGCTCGGATCGATCCTCGGCATCCTGCCGGGCGGCGGTGCGGTGATCGCCTCGTTCGCGGCCTATACGCTGGAAAAGAAGATCGCCAAGGATCCGTCGCGGTTCGGCCGCGGCGCGATCGAAGGCGTGGCGGCGCCGGAAAGCGCCAACAACGCGGCGGCGCAGACCTCGTTCATCCCGCTGCTGACGCTCGGCATCCCGCCGAACGCGGTGATGGCGCTGATGGTCGGCGCGATGACCATTCACGGCATCGTGCCGGGTCCGCAGGTGATGCAGAAGCAGCCCGAACTGGTATGGGGCATGATCGCCTCGATGTGGATCGGCAACCTGATGCTGATCATCATCAACCTGCCGCTGGTCGGCATCTGGGTGCGGTTGCTGCGGGTGCCGTACCGGCTGATGTTCCCCTCGATCGTGATCTTCTGCGCGATCGGCATCTACTCCATCAACAACGCGCCGGTCGACGTCGTCCTCGCCGGTGCGTTCGGCCTGCTCGGCTACTGGCTGATCAAGCATGATTTCGAGCCCGCGCCGCTGCTGCTCGGAATGGTGCTGGGCCCGTTGATGGAAGAAAACCTGCGCCGGGCGCTCTTGATCTCGCGCGGCGACTGGTCGGTCTTCCTGACCCGTCCGCTGTCGGCGATTTTGATGGCGATCGCGGCCTTCCTGCTGGTGCTGGCGGTGTTGCCGTCGCTGCGCAA